A DNA window from Thiopseudomonas alkaliphila contains the following coding sequences:
- a CDS encoding asparaginase, with protein MSYTPSICLIGLGGTISAHHADPLELCDYQSGHYELADILAKLPALTELATIYPHQLSNVSSTAISLCHWFNLKHLLEQQLAKPHIKGAVITHGTNTLEETAYFLQLTLTTDKPVILTGSQRPFSALGSDADFNLINSVRVAIADSAQGKGVLVVANDKIYSASDVSKTHSYHLETFQARNGGPLGSIDADRQVRFWQQPVQQPLAKPEFRQLTAPDNSPFVPIIYSHAGADQQVIEALLTHTALDGLVIAGTGAGRCSPLEEAAIAKARANHIPVVMSSRTGAGVVLPIACYQTLGLITLEHLSPQQARIWLILELLLKAQSGSLTVSSSAASAD; from the coding sequence ATGTCTTATACACCATCTATTTGTTTAATCGGCCTTGGTGGCACAATTTCTGCCCACCATGCTGATCCTTTAGAGCTATGCGATTATCAGTCAGGGCATTATGAGTTAGCCGATATTTTGGCCAAACTGCCAGCGCTTACTGAGCTGGCAACCATCTATCCCCATCAGCTAAGCAATGTTAGTAGTACCGCAATCAGTCTTTGTCACTGGTTTAACCTCAAGCACTTGCTTGAGCAACAATTGGCCAAGCCACATATTAAAGGGGCGGTGATAACCCACGGCACTAACACCCTAGAAGAAACCGCTTACTTTTTGCAGCTTACGCTAACCACTGATAAACCCGTCATTCTAACGGGCTCCCAGCGACCATTTTCTGCGCTAGGCAGCGATGCAGACTTTAATTTAATTAATAGCGTGCGGGTGGCGATTGCTGATAGTGCACAAGGTAAAGGCGTGTTAGTTGTAGCCAACGATAAAATTTACAGCGCTAGCGATGTTAGTAAAACCCATAGCTATCACTTAGAAACCTTTCAAGCACGCAATGGCGGCCCCTTGGGTTCAATTGATGCTGACCGTCAAGTACGCTTTTGGCAGCAACCCGTGCAGCAGCCCTTAGCTAAACCTGAGTTTAGGCAGCTGACCGCCCCCGATAACTCACCTTTTGTGCCAATCATTTATTCCCATGCTGGGGCTGATCAGCAAGTCATTGAAGCTTTACTGACACACACAGCCCTTGATGGTTTAGTGATTGCCGGCACTGGCGCAGGACGTTGCTCGCCACTTGAAGAAGCGGCCATTGCTAAGGCTCGGGCAAACCATATTCCGGTAGTGATGAGCTCTCGCACCGGAGCTGGCGTGGTGCTACCGATTGCCTGCTATCAAACCTTAGGCTTAATCACCTTGGAGCATTTGTCACCTCAACAGGCGCGGATTTGGTTAATTCTTGAGTTATTACTCAAGGCGCAGTCTGGGTCTTTAACCGTTTCATCCAGTGCGGCCAGCGCTGATTAA
- a CDS encoding EamA family transporter, whose amino-acid sequence MSYLIAVTLLWAVSFSLIGEYLSGQVDSYFAVLTRIVLAGLIFLPLLRPQRLAKGFMAGVTLTGALQFGVTYIGLYLSFEYLTVPEVLLFTIFTPLYVALIDNALSRRFSWAPIVSTLIAVMGAAIIRYDGVSQAFIQGFLLLQLANLAFAAGQVGYAHLVRRYYPQGGKLTEGFGFFFIGAFLIALPAFLLLGNSERLPSTSLHWGVLAWLGLVASGLGFYFWNLGASKVDAGTLGIMNNALIPAGLIVNLVIWNRQADLTRLLIGGAVILLSLWINQRWPHWMKRLKTQTAP is encoded by the coding sequence ATGTCGTATTTAATTGCCGTTACCTTGTTATGGGCGGTTTCGTTTAGTTTGATTGGCGAGTATTTATCTGGTCAGGTGGATAGCTATTTTGCGGTGCTGACGCGCATTGTATTGGCTGGGCTAATTTTTTTACCCTTGCTGCGACCTCAGCGTTTAGCTAAAGGCTTTATGGCAGGTGTAACCTTAACCGGCGCATTGCAGTTTGGTGTGACCTATATTGGCTTATATTTATCGTTTGAATATTTAACCGTTCCTGAAGTCTTGCTGTTTACCATTTTTACTCCGTTGTACGTGGCGTTAATTGATAATGCCCTATCACGCCGTTTTAGTTGGGCGCCGATTGTTTCTACCTTAATTGCTGTCATGGGTGCAGCTATTATTCGCTATGACGGAGTAAGCCAAGCCTTTATTCAAGGCTTTTTACTGCTGCAGCTTGCTAACTTAGCCTTTGCCGCTGGACAAGTCGGTTATGCGCACTTGGTGCGGCGCTATTATCCTCAGGGTGGAAAACTCACCGAGGGTTTTGGCTTTTTCTTTATTGGCGCGTTTTTAATCGCTTTGCCGGCGTTTTTATTGCTCGGCAACAGCGAACGCTTACCCAGTACCAGTCTGCACTGGGGCGTGCTGGCTTGGCTAGGCTTGGTGGCTTCGGGTTTAGGGTTTTATTTTTGGAATCTGGGCGCCAGTAAAGTAGATGCTGGCACCTTAGGCATTATGAATAATGCGCTGATTCCTGCAGGTTTAATCGTCAATTTAGTGATTTGGAACCGCCAAGCAGACCTAACTCGTTTACTGATCGGAGGCGCGGTGATTTTATTGTCGCTATGGATTAATCAGCGCTGGCCGCACTGGATGAAACGGTTAAAGACCCAGACTGCGCCTTGA